One Sphingomicrobium marinum genomic window carries:
- a CDS encoding TlpA family protein disulfide reductase, which produces MKKLLILAALVLSACGTDPATETTTKATEQTALLRDYAGTDMPDIAVTDPDGEQTTLGEIAGGEPILVNLWASWCAPCVKELPTLLALSERGDVRVLALSQDIGPQPSVRAFLEGHGVGSLGAWQDADMAMTDALPVTIMPTTVLYDAQGKEVWRYVGDLDWSGDEAAALIAELDS; this is translated from the coding sequence ATGAAAAAGCTCCTGATTCTCGCGGCACTGGTGTTGAGCGCCTGCGGCACCGATCCAGCCACCGAAACGACGACCAAGGCTACCGAGCAGACGGCGCTGCTGCGCGACTATGCCGGAACGGACATGCCCGATATCGCGGTGACCGATCCCGATGGCGAGCAAACTACGCTGGGCGAAATCGCGGGCGGCGAACCGATCCTGGTCAACCTGTGGGCAAGCTGGTGCGCGCCGTGCGTCAAGGAACTGCCGACGCTTCTGGCGTTGTCGGAGCGCGGCGATGTTCGGGTGCTGGCGCTCAGCCAGGACATCGGTCCGCAGCCATCGGTGCGCGCTTTTCTCGAAGGGCACGGCGTCGGGTCGCTCGGCGCGTGGCAGGATGCCGACATGGCGATGACCGACGCGCTGCCCGTCACCATCATGCCGACCACGGTGCTTTACGATGCGCAGGGCAAGGAAGTCTGGCGCTATGTCGGCGATCTCGATTGGTCCGGCGATGAAGCCGCCGCGCTAATCGCCGAACTCGACAGCTAG
- the folD gene encoding bifunctional methylenetetrahydrofolate dehydrogenase/methenyltetrahydrofolate cyclohydrolase FolD: protein MTKRIDGKAAALDVRRKVAEGVALFRDRIGRAPGLAVVLVGDDPASTVYVGSKGKATLEAGMESFTHRLPTETTQDELLQLVERLNDDPKVDGILVQLPLPDQIDEDAVLDAIDPAKDVDGFHILNAGKLAVGQQALVPCTPYGCLHLLKNELGDLSGKHALVIGRSNIVGKPMAQLLLAENATVTIAHSRTRDLPALARDADIVVAAVGRAEMVKGDWIKPGATVIDVGINRLPPEEGKTKGKLVGDVAYDEAADKAGAITPVPGGVGPMTIAMLLRNTLIAAHQREGLEAPAL, encoded by the coding sequence ATGACCAAGCGGATCGACGGCAAGGCTGCCGCCCTCGACGTTCGCAGGAAAGTCGCCGAGGGCGTTGCGCTTTTCCGCGACCGCATCGGGCGCGCGCCGGGACTGGCCGTCGTGCTGGTGGGCGATGATCCCGCCAGCACCGTCTATGTCGGTTCCAAGGGCAAGGCGACGCTCGAAGCCGGCATGGAGAGCTTCACGCACCGCCTGCCCACCGAAACCACGCAGGACGAACTGCTGCAGCTAGTCGAACGGTTGAACGACGACCCCAAGGTCGACGGCATCCTCGTCCAATTGCCGCTCCCCGACCAAATCGACGAAGACGCGGTGCTCGACGCAATCGACCCGGCCAAGGACGTCGACGGCTTCCACATCCTCAATGCAGGCAAGCTCGCGGTCGGGCAGCAGGCGCTGGTGCCCTGCACCCCCTATGGCTGCCTCCACTTGCTGAAAAACGAACTCGGCGATCTCAGCGGCAAACACGCGCTTGTCATCGGCCGTTCGAACATCGTCGGCAAACCGATGGCGCAGCTACTGCTGGCCGAGAATGCTACCGTCACCATCGCGCATAGCCGCACCAGGGACCTTCCCGCCTTGGCACGCGACGCCGACATCGTGGTTGCCGCCGTGGGCCGCGCCGAAATGGTCAAGGGCGACTGGATCAAGCCGGGCGCCACCGTCATCGATGTCGGCATCAACCGCTTGCCGCCCGAAGAGGGCAAAACCAAGGGCAAGCTGGTGGGCGATGTCGCCTATGACGAAGCCGCCGACAAGGCCGGCGCGATCACTCCCGTTCCCGGCGGCGTCGGCCCCATGACCATCGCCATGCTGCTGCGCAACACCCTCATCGCGGCCCACCAGCGCGAAGGGCTAGAGGCACCTGCTCTATGA
- a CDS encoding UTP--glucose-1-phosphate uridylyltransferase → MKKIKKAIFPVAGLGTRLLPATKTMPKEMLTIVDRPLIQYAVDEAREAGVEQLIFVTGRGKASLVDYFDMAYELERTMDDKGKPLAPLSGSRTRYGELVSVRQQQPLGLGHAVWCARAVTGDEPFAVLLPDDLMVGKPGALKQMVDAYEELGGNIVCAMDVDKEDTASYGVVDPGDTKGKATEVKGMVEKPDPAEAPSTLAIVGRYILQPELMDLLANQDSGAGGEIQLTDAMAKLIGQQPFHALKVDAVRHDCGNKAGFALANLALGMADAEIAPTLKEWLAKNA, encoded by the coding sequence ATGAAGAAGATCAAGAAAGCCATCTTTCCGGTCGCCGGGCTTGGCACGCGGCTCCTGCCCGCCACCAAGACCATGCCCAAGGAAATGCTGACCATCGTCGATCGTCCGCTAATCCAGTATGCGGTGGACGAAGCGCGCGAAGCCGGCGTCGAACAGCTCATCTTCGTGACCGGGCGCGGCAAGGCCAGCCTCGTCGACTATTTCGACATGGCCTACGAACTCGAACGCACCATGGATGACAAGGGCAAGCCGCTCGCCCCGCTGTCCGGAAGCCGCACGCGGTACGGCGAACTTGTGTCAGTGCGCCAGCAGCAACCGCTCGGGCTTGGCCATGCGGTCTGGTGCGCGCGCGCCGTGACGGGAGACGAGCCCTTCGCCGTCCTGCTCCCCGATGACCTGATGGTGGGTAAGCCCGGCGCATTGAAGCAGATGGTCGATGCTTACGAGGAACTGGGCGGTAATATCGTCTGCGCGATGGACGTCGATAAAGAAGACACCGCCAGCTACGGTGTCGTCGATCCCGGCGACACCAAAGGCAAGGCAACCGAGGTCAAAGGTATGGTCGAAAAGCCCGACCCCGCCGAGGCCCCTTCGACGCTCGCCATCGTGGGTCGCTACATCCTCCAGCCTGAACTCATGGATCTGCTGGCCAACCAGGACAGCGGCGCAGGGGGCGAAATCCAGTTGACGGACGCGATGGCCAAACTCATCGGCCAGCAGCCCTTTCACGCGCTCAAAGTCGATGCCGTCCGCCACGATTGCGGCAACAAGGCCGGGTTCGCGCTCGCCAACCTGGCGCTCGGCATGGCCGACGCCGAAATCGCGCCAACGCTCAAGGAATGGCTGGCGAAGAACGCCTAA
- the egtD gene encoding L-histidine N(alpha)-methyltransferase yields MSDAADTVDPAFRDDVIRGLQQAQPSIPARWLYDHRGSELFDEITRLDEYYPTRTETAIMRDNAAAIAAAAGTGGALIEFGAGSVTKTPLMIDALQPDHFVPIDISGEFLRASAARLAEDYPDLAVDPIEADFTKPFDLPDDIRGLHRVGFFPGSTIGNFVPRSAADLLRTFRDILRDGSSLLIGMDRVKDLDRLRAAYDDADGVTAQFNLNLLHRINRELGADIPVDLFRHEARWNEMLGRIEMHLVATTFMSFAIDGTRFSFDEGDTIHTENSHKYGKRAARTLLLAGGWTPVAEWTDDADDFAFILAEAQPNRFAP; encoded by the coding sequence ATGTCTGACGCGGCAGATACCGTCGACCCCGCCTTTCGTGATGATGTCATCCGCGGGCTGCAGCAGGCCCAGCCGTCGATCCCGGCGCGCTGGCTGTACGATCATCGCGGGAGCGAACTGTTCGACGAGATCACACGGCTCGACGAATATTATCCCACCCGCACCGAGACCGCGATCATGCGCGACAATGCCGCGGCCATTGCTGCTGCTGCAGGTACCGGCGGTGCGCTGATCGAATTCGGCGCGGGCAGCGTCACCAAGACGCCGCTGATGATCGACGCGTTGCAGCCGGATCATTTCGTGCCGATCGATATTTCAGGCGAGTTCCTGCGCGCCAGCGCCGCGCGTCTGGCCGAAGACTATCCCGATCTTGCCGTCGATCCGATCGAGGCCGATTTCACCAAGCCGTTCGATCTGCCCGACGACATCAGGGGCCTGCACCGAGTCGGCTTCTTCCCGGGCTCCACCATCGGCAACTTCGTGCCGCGCAGCGCCGCCGACCTCCTGCGCACATTCCGCGACATCTTGCGCGATGGGTCGAGCCTGCTGATCGGCATGGACCGGGTGAAGGATCTCGATCGCCTGCGCGCCGCTTATGACGATGCAGACGGTGTCACCGCGCAGTTCAATCTCAACCTGCTTCACCGCATCAACCGTGAGCTTGGTGCCGACATTCCGGTAGACCTGTTCCGCCACGAAGCGCGCTGGAACGAGATGCTGGGGCGCATCGAGATGCACCTCGTCGCCACCACCTTCATGTCCTTTGCCATCGACGGCACCCGTTTCAGCTTCGACGAAGGCGACACGATCCACACCGAAAACAGCCACAAATACGGCAAGCGCGCGGCGCGCACGCTGCTGCTGGCGGGCGGCTGGACCCCGGTGGCCGAATGGACTGATGATGCGGACGATTTCGCCTTCATCCTTGCCGAAGCGCAGCCCAACCGCTTCGCCCCCTGA
- a CDS encoding lipoprotein, producing MARFAKWLAGCPQCGIWVAMRSLLILTTLLLAACGTTGPLKPAEGAELPPKPVLAAEVPQPDDLLTPPPYARPERVDELIQRSAPRAPDPFDLPPAEGGAALTPAPDYNEDADDPVDITDPAEPR from the coding sequence ATGGCTCGCTTCGCTAAGTGGTTGGCAGGCTGCCCGCAATGCGGCATTTGGGTGGCGATGCGCAGCCTTTTGATCCTGACGACGCTTTTGCTCGCCGCTTGCGGGACCACCGGCCCCTTGAAGCCGGCCGAGGGCGCAGAGCTGCCGCCCAAGCCGGTGCTGGCCGCCGAAGTCCCGCAACCCGATGACCTGCTGACCCCGCCGCCCTATGCGAGGCCCGAGCGCGTGGACGAGCTGATCCAGCGTTCCGCGCCGCGCGCGCCAGACCCCTTCGACCTGCCGCCAGCCGAAGGCGGCGCGGCGTTGACCCCGGCGCCCGACTATAACGAGGACGCCGACGATCCGGTCGACATCACCGATCCTGCGGAGCCACGATGA
- a CDS encoding HNH endonuclease, with product MNGRPLGSFCAVTHADRLRHPENCPALVLNADYTPLSYYPLSLWPWQTAVKAMFLERVDIVAHYDREVHSPSATLQLPSVIALRQYVKPNEYPAFTRFNLFLRDKFSCVYCGSGNELTFDHVIPRRQGGRTSWENVATACAPCNLKKGGRTPKEAHMPVIGGDPIRPTSWQLQEHGRAFPPNHLHDSWHDYLYWDVELEA from the coding sequence ATGAATGGACGACCGCTAGGGAGCTTTTGTGCCGTGACCCACGCCGACCGCTTGAGACACCCGGAAAACTGCCCCGCGCTCGTGCTCAACGCCGATTACACGCCCTTGTCCTATTATCCGCTGAGCCTGTGGCCGTGGCAGACCGCGGTAAAGGCGATGTTTCTCGAACGCGTCGATATCGTCGCCCATTATGACCGCGAAGTGCACAGCCCCTCGGCGACGTTGCAACTGCCGAGCGTCATCGCGCTGCGCCAATATGTGAAACCGAACGAGTATCCGGCCTTCACCCGATTCAACCTGTTCCTGCGTGACAAGTTTTCCTGCGTCTATTGCGGCAGCGGGAACGAGTTGACTTTCGACCATGTCATCCCGCGCCGGCAGGGCGGACGCACCAGCTGGGAAAATGTCGCGACCGCCTGCGCGCCGTGCAACCTCAAGAAGGGGGGCAGGACGCCCAAGGAAGCGCATATGCCCGTCATCGGCGGCGATCCCATCCGCCCGACAAGCTGGCAGTTGCAGGAACATGGCCGGGCGTTTCCGCCCAACCACCTGCACGATAGCTGGCACGATTATCTTTATTGGGATGTCGAACTGGAAGCTTAG
- the gluQRS gene encoding tRNA glutamyl-Q(34) synthetase GluQRS, translating into MIVTRFAPSPSGRLHLGHAYSAVMARKAGDKMRLRIDDLDPGRSRDEFIQPIFDDLKWLGVAHDGEVLRESQRLDRYDDALDELAARGLVYPCFCTRSDIAAALTAPHGDPGAHYPGTCRGLPDNPDRRASTPHSWRLDAARALLEVGGLPQWVERDGTPFTANQGDLGDAILARKDAPSSYHLACVLDDADSGVTLVVRGADLRQSTPIQRLLQMLLGLPEPRYLHHRLVTFDDGRRLAKRDKAPTLQAMRDEGVDGVTLAKSLADQSLPLGFRLIEPT; encoded by the coding sequence ATGATCGTCACGCGTTTTGCGCCTTCGCCCTCGGGCCGCTTGCATCTGGGACACGCTTATTCCGCCGTCATGGCGCGGAAGGCGGGCGATAAAATGCGCCTGCGGATCGATGACCTCGACCCCGGCCGCAGCCGCGATGAGTTCATCCAGCCGATCTTCGACGATCTCAAGTGGCTCGGCGTCGCGCATGACGGCGAGGTTCTGCGCGAAAGCCAGCGGCTCGACCGCTATGACGACGCGCTCGACGAATTGGCAGCGCGCGGGCTCGTTTACCCCTGCTTTTGCACCCGGAGCGACATTGCTGCTGCGCTCACCGCCCCGCACGGCGATCCTGGCGCGCACTATCCCGGCACGTGCCGCGGCCTGCCCGATAATCCGGATCGCCGCGCGTCCACGCCGCACAGCTGGCGTCTCGATGCCGCCAGGGCGCTGTTAGAGGTTGGCGGGCTGCCGCAATGGGTCGAACGAGACGGCACCCCCTTCACCGCCAATCAGGGTGACCTTGGAGACGCTATCCTCGCGCGCAAGGACGCGCCTTCCTCCTACCATTTGGCGTGCGTGCTCGATGATGCCGATAGCGGGGTGACGTTGGTCGTGCGCGGCGCGGATTTGCGCCAATCCACGCCCATCCAGCGCCTGTTGCAAATGCTGCTCGGATTGCCCGAACCGCGCTACCTGCACCACCGTCTCGTCACCTTCGATGATGGCCGGCGCTTGGCCAAACGCGACAAGGCACCGACGCTGCAAGCCATGCGCGACGAAGGCGTGGATGGCGTAACCCTGGCCAAGAGCCTGGCGGACCAAAGTCTGCCCTTGGGATTCAGGCTGATCGAGCCTACATAG
- a CDS encoding YggT family protein: MTAAFFDILFLLLNVLFYIIIAQVILSWLFVFGVINPSSSFVRGLVDALDRITGPLYRPIRKIMPDFGGIDLSPMVLIILIMILQRVLAGVAMELGPTVFS; the protein is encoded by the coding sequence ATGACTGCTGCCTTTTTCGACATCCTCTTCCTGCTGCTCAATGTATTATTCTACATCATCATCGCGCAGGTTATCCTCAGCTGGCTTTTCGTCTTCGGCGTGATCAACCCGAGCTCGAGCTTCGTGCGCGGCCTCGTCGATGCGCTCGACCGGATCACCGGGCCGTTATACCGGCCGATCAGGAAGATCATGCCCGATTTTGGCGGGATCGACCTGTCGCCGATGGTGCTGATCATCCTCATCATGATCCTTCAGCGCGTCCTTGCGGGCGTGGCGATGGAACTGGGGCCGACAGTCTTCTCATGA
- a CDS encoding cob(I)yrinic acid a,c-diamide adenosyltransferase — MVKLNKIYTRTGDDGTSGLVDGSRVAKYSPRMAAIGDVDEANSAIGVALSHMAQGNHFDALRRIQNELFDLGADLATPGEMEGALRILESQVERLEGEIDAITAQLDPLKSFILPGGDAAASSLYLARAVVRRAERSATQLAAEEDINPAALAYINRLSDHLFVTARALAAKGGGDILWQPGATR, encoded by the coding sequence TTGGTCAAGCTCAACAAGATCTACACGCGGACCGGCGATGACGGCACGTCGGGCCTCGTCGATGGCAGCCGCGTCGCCAAATATTCGCCGCGTATGGCCGCAATCGGCGATGTCGATGAAGCCAACAGCGCTATCGGCGTCGCGTTGTCGCACATGGCGCAAGGCAACCATTTCGACGCGCTGCGCCGTATCCAGAACGAATTGTTTGACCTAGGCGCCGATCTTGCCACGCCAGGCGAGATGGAGGGCGCGCTTCGCATCCTCGAAAGTCAGGTCGAGCGGCTGGAAGGCGAGATCGACGCCATCACGGCGCAGCTTGACCCGCTCAAAAGCTTTATCCTGCCCGGAGGCGACGCAGCGGCGTCCAGCCTGTATCTGGCGCGCGCCGTCGTGCGCCGCGCCGAGCGTTCCGCTACGCAGCTCGCGGCCGAGGAGGACATCAACCCGGCCGCGCTGGCCTATATCAATCGCCTCTCCGATCACCTCTTCGTGACCGCACGCGCGCTCGCCGCGAAAGGCGGCGGCGACATCCTGTGGCAGCCGGGCGCTACGCGCTGA
- a CDS encoding twin transmembrane helix small protein, whose product MTWFLALLLIAAMAATAYVLIRGVIAMASGKEIDQQRQQDYMRKRVFFQGIAIVIIALLLILAGQAA is encoded by the coding sequence ATGACCTGGTTTCTCGCACTCCTCCTCATCGCGGCAATGGCCGCGACCGCCTATGTCCTTATCCGCGGCGTGATCGCCATGGCTTCGGGCAAGGAAATCGACCAGCAGCGCCAGCAGGACTATATGCGCAAGCGTGTCTTCTTCCAGGGCATTGCGATCGTCATCATCGCCCTGTTGCTGATCCTGGCCGGTCAGGCCGCCTGA
- the egtB gene encoding ergothioneine biosynthesis protein EgtB, with amino-acid sequence MVARADEQPKPDLRARYEATRSLTLDLAAPLSDADATIQPHEDASPSKWHMAHTSWFFETFILRDHVEGYTLYDERWPFLFNSYYEGEGERHARPRRGLISRPSIDEIRTYREHVDAALIRALPDLSHEVRKLVELGIHHEQQHQELFLTDILATLDANPLDPAYMDGPPVADAKEAPMGWTRRDGGRVAIGHDGTGFSFDSERPRHEVLLQPFELADRLVTQGDWADFMRDGGYSTPSLWLSDGWTWLKENNIDAPLYWRRDQDGWSRFALSGRRPIEAALPVTHVSYYEADAFATWAGARLPTEAEWEIVGAGHDPADGNQLTSAAAVMPMGSDALFGDCWQWTCSAYSPYPGFMPEAGTIGEYNGKFMCGQFVLKGASCATPRGHSRATYRNFFYPAQRWQFTGVRLARNV; translated from the coding sequence ATTGTGGCGCGTGCAGATGAACAGCCAAAGCCCGATCTGAGGGCACGATACGAGGCGACGCGTAGCCTGACGCTCGACCTGGCGGCACCGCTGAGCGATGCCGATGCCACCATCCAGCCCCACGAAGACGCCAGCCCGTCCAAATGGCACATGGCGCACACCAGCTGGTTCTTCGAAACCTTCATCCTGCGCGACCATGTCGAGGGCTACACGCTTTATGATGAGCGCTGGCCCTTCCTCTTCAACAGCTATTACGAAGGCGAAGGCGAACGCCATGCCCGCCCGCGCCGCGGCCTGATCAGCCGCCCCAGCATCGACGAGATCCGGACATATCGCGAACATGTCGATGCCGCGCTGATCCGCGCCCTGCCGGACCTTTCGCATGAGGTGCGAAAGCTGGTCGAACTCGGCATCCATCACGAACAGCAGCACCAGGAGCTGTTCCTTACCGACATCCTCGCCACGCTCGACGCCAATCCACTCGATCCGGCCTATATGGACGGGCCGCCTGTCGCCGATGCCAAAGAAGCGCCCATGGGCTGGACGCGCCGCGACGGCGGACGCGTTGCGATCGGTCATGACGGCACCGGCTTCAGCTTCGACAGCGAGCGTCCCCGCCACGAGGTGCTGCTACAACCTTTCGAGCTCGCCGACCGGCTCGTCACCCAAGGCGACTGGGCCGATTTCATGCGCGATGGTGGCTATTCCACGCCCTCGCTCTGGCTGTCGGACGGCTGGACGTGGCTGAAGGAAAACAACATCGATGCCCCGCTCTACTGGCGCCGCGACCAGGACGGGTGGAGCCGCTTTGCCCTATCGGGCCGCCGCCCGATCGAAGCTGCGCTGCCCGTCACCCATGTCAGCTATTATGAAGCCGACGCCTTCGCCACCTGGGCTGGCGCGCGGCTACCGACCGAGGCGGAATGGGAGATCGTCGGCGCCGGTCACGATCCCGCCGACGGCAACCAGTTGACCAGCGCCGCCGCGGTCATGCCGATGGGATCGGACGCCCTGTTCGGCGATTGCTGGCAATGGACGTGCAGCGCCTATTCGCCTTACCCCGGTTTCATGCCTGAAGCCGGCACGATCGGCGAATATAACGGCAAGTTCATGTGTGGGCAGTTTGTCCTCAAGGGCGCGTCCTGCGCCACCCCGCGCGGCCATTCGCGCGCGACCTATCGCAACTTCTTCTACCCGGCCCAACGCTGGCAGTTCACCGGAGTGCGTCTTGCCCGAAATGTCTGA
- a CDS encoding MarC family protein has protein sequence MTELFVSAFVTFLVIVDPPGNAPIFASLTRDATDGQRRRMAIRAAVVAWSILLFFSLLGEPLLEALGISLAAFRIAGGIMLFMIALDMVFEKRTERRENRAQEIEGTPEAEDVSIFPMAIPFIAGPGTIAAMMLFAGRAEGPTELGIVLGAMTLVILITLMALLAAGPLMRFLGHKMEAMITRLLGVILAALAAQFVIDGLATSFPALAPGTA, from the coding sequence ATGACCGAACTCTTCGTCTCCGCATTCGTGACTTTCCTGGTGATCGTCGATCCGCCGGGTAACGCGCCGATCTTCGCGTCGCTCACGCGCGACGCGACCGATGGCCAGCGCCGCCGCATGGCGATCCGCGCCGCAGTGGTCGCGTGGTCGATCCTGCTCTTCTTCTCGCTGCTGGGCGAACCGCTCCTTGAAGCGCTCGGCATCAGCCTTGCTGCGTTCCGCATCGCCGGCGGCATCATGCTCTTCATGATCGCGCTCGACATGGTGTTCGAAAAGCGCACCGAGCGGCGTGAAAATCGCGCCCAGGAGATCGAGGGCACGCCCGAGGCGGAAGACGTGTCGATCTTCCCGATGGCGATCCCTTTCATCGCGGGTCCCGGCACCATCGCCGCGATGATGCTGTTCGCGGGCCGCGCCGAAGGCCCGACCGAGCTCGGCATCGTGCTTGGCGCGATGACGCTGGTCATCCTCATCACGCTGATGGCGCTGTTGGCCGCCGGCCCGCTGATGCGCTTCCTCGGTCACAAGATGGAAGCGATGATCACCCGCCTGCTAGGCGTCATCCTCGCCGCACTGGCGGCCCAGTTCGTCATCGACGGTCTGGCGACGAGTTTTCCGGCGCTCGCACCCGGTACAGCCTGA